One Paenibacillus riograndensis SBR5 DNA segment encodes these proteins:
- a CDS encoding nuclear transport factor 2 family protein, with translation MIEREQIIESYFESWINKNNVILRKIFDPDIIYSECYGPEYHGLHAIESWFEDWNKRGTVFVWSIKQFIHQGNLTAVEWYFKCEYEAEVGEFDGVSLIEFNNDNLIVNLKEFQSKIPHYYPYK, from the coding sequence ATGATTGAAAGAGAACAGATAATAGAAAGTTATTTTGAATCCTGGATTAACAAAAACAATGTTATATTAAGAAAAATCTTCGACCCGGACATTATCTATTCTGAATGTTATGGACCTGAATATCACGGATTACACGCCATAGAAAGCTGGTTTGAAGATTGGAATAAGCGTGGAACAGTTTTTGTTTGGAGTATAAAGCAATTTATTCATCAAGGTAATTTAACCGCTGTTGAATGGTATTTTAAATGTGAGTATGAGGCAGAAGTCGGGGAATTTGACGGTGTATCATTAATTGAATTTAATAATGATAACTTGATTGTGAATTTAAAAGAGTTCCAGTCTAAAATACCACACTATTATCCTTACAAGTAA
- a CDS encoding M15 family metallopeptidase — MLTLEQVKAKSAKRVDGLQPVVKAAATALIERCYARGVNIVITQGLRTIAEQDALYAQGRTKPGQIVTNAKGGHSYHNYGLAIDFALLLPDGRNVSWDMNRDGDGDKVADWNEVVQEAKALGFEWGGDWTSIKDYPHFQMSFGLALSALRQGYQPTAAQVKAAFAVIDKLQGEVQEDMSKIAELEAQVKELAEAVAGLTKSKDVLKDQALQQAVEIKELGTAILELTDNTPPAWSLEAIQALHDTPSVINGHPVIDTPDKATKTEARIFTILHRLGLTARLKGGK, encoded by the coding sequence ATGCTGACATTAGAGCAAGTAAAGGCTAAGTCCGCAAAGCGCGTGGATGGTCTGCAGCCGGTCGTCAAGGCTGCTGCAACGGCACTCATTGAGCGCTGTTATGCCCGGGGAGTCAATATTGTGATTACCCAAGGCCTGCGGACCATTGCGGAGCAAGACGCACTCTACGCGCAGGGTCGCACGAAGCCCGGCCAGATCGTAACCAATGCCAAAGGTGGACACAGTTATCACAATTACGGTCTGGCTATAGATTTTGCGCTGCTGCTGCCGGATGGTCGTAACGTCTCTTGGGACATGAATCGGGACGGTGACGGCGATAAGGTAGCCGATTGGAATGAGGTTGTCCAGGAAGCTAAGGCGCTGGGTTTCGAGTGGGGCGGGGACTGGACCAGTATAAAGGATTATCCGCATTTTCAAATGAGCTTTGGTCTGGCACTGTCCGCGTTGCGACAAGGTTATCAGCCAACAGCAGCACAGGTAAAAGCGGCTTTTGCCGTTATTGATAAATTACAAGGGGAGGTACAAGAGGATATGAGTAAAATCGCGGAGTTGGAAGCACAGGTTAAGGAGCTGGCGGAAGCTGTGGCGGGTCTGACCAAGAGTAAGGATGTTCTAAAGGATCAGGCGCTGCAACAAGCAGTAGAAATTAAGGAGTTGGGCACCGCAATCCTGGAGCTGACAGACAACACCCCGCCAGCGTGGTCCTTGGAGGCCATTCAGGCGCTACATGATACGCCATCCGTTATTAATGGTCACCCGGTGATTGATACGCCGGACAAGGCCACGAAGACAGAGGCACGGATTTTTACGATACTGCATCGGCTGGGTCTGACGGCCCGCCTGAAAGGAGGTAAATAA
- a CDS encoding fibronectin type III domain-containing protein: MKSWKAFTMKVALVICLTISIFSLQSTQSLASSAGFGNPSTVKGMNGFQVPEGTIATATSVYDGRQATRAIDNDDSTYWTGSGYDAQVELRFPKALILDYVQVMSAPLNPSTSTYTIYGIVNGAIVSEPIGSYITYNSNGVISIPIKITHGSYDGIVVRVNMDKSWVGIHEITIWNNQNIILEASGGNKTVTLSWNAVENAESYTVKYGTESGSYTETVTATKDEYGNYVIPGLTNGTTYYFVVSATVNGVLSNYSNEASATPMAPSPTPTATPEPTIKPTPTVTPSPTPEQPTGDRAILVVTMNTGLEKEFDLRMEEVNAFITWYENKQAGTGKASYAIDKHDNNKGPFTNRKDYVIFDKILTFSVDEYSAK, translated from the coding sequence TTGAAGAGTTGGAAAGCTTTTACGATGAAAGTAGCGCTAGTCATATGTTTAACAATATCCATATTTAGCCTTCAGTCGACACAGAGCTTAGCCTCGTCCGCCGGATTTGGGAATCCTTCTACTGTCAAAGGAATGAACGGTTTTCAAGTACCTGAAGGAACAATTGCAACAGCAACTAGTGTTTACGATGGAAGACAAGCAACTCGTGCTATTGATAATGATGACAGTACATACTGGACTGGGAGCGGTTACGATGCACAGGTTGAGCTTCGGTTTCCAAAAGCGCTAATTCTTGACTACGTTCAGGTTATGAGTGCCCCCCTTAATCCATCCACTTCTACCTATACTATTTATGGAATAGTCAACGGTGCAATAGTGTCAGAACCAATTGGTTCTTACATAACGTATAACTCTAATGGTGTGATATCAATTCCAATAAAAATTACTCATGGAAGTTATGATGGGATTGTAGTCAGAGTAAATATGGATAAGTCTTGGGTCGGAATTCATGAAATAACAATCTGGAATAATCAGAATATAATTCTTGAGGCTAGTGGGGGAAATAAGACAGTAACTTTATCATGGAACGCTGTTGAAAACGCAGAAAGCTACACTGTAAAATATGGGACCGAATCAGGATCTTATACCGAAACGGTAACAGCTACTAAAGATGAGTATGGTAACTATGTTATTCCCGGCCTAACTAATGGTACAACATATTACTTTGTAGTTAGCGCAACGGTTAATGGAGTATTATCCAATTACTCAAATGAAGCTTCAGCCACACCAATGGCGCCATCTCCTACCCCGACAGCAACACCAGAACCAACCATTAAGCCAACACCAACTGTAACCCCGTCTCCGACTCCAGAACAACCAACCGGCGACCGTGCAATCCTGGTCGTAACGATGAACACCGGCCTTGAAAAAGAATTTGACCTGAGGATGGAGGAAGTGAATGCCTTTATCACCTGGTATGAGAATAAGCAAGCCGGTACAGGGAAGGCATCGTATGCCATTGATAAGCACGACAATAACAAAGGCCCTTTTACCAACCGGAAGGATTACGTTATATTTGATAAAATCCTAACATTCAGTGTAGACGAATATTCTGCCAAATAG
- a CDS encoding ferritin-like domain-containing protein, giving the protein MYMVYPYWFRSQFVPIWATSTPDALELMRNSVQGERNDELFYDQLIQLAPNPEQAEVITSIRNDERGHNQMFRQMYRELTGHEVTGVSNEAPEQVTSYTAGLQKAFQGELSAVEKYRKIWFGLPYGVYKDTLYGIILDEQKHASKYNNLLLLNLAAYR; this is encoded by the coding sequence ATGTATATGGTGTATCCGTATTGGTTCAGATCACAATTTGTCCCTATTTGGGCAACATCAACCCCTGATGCACTTGAATTAATGAGGAATTCAGTCCAAGGGGAGCGAAATGATGAACTTTTTTATGACCAACTCATCCAACTTGCTCCGAACCCCGAACAAGCTGAAGTTATCACCTCTATCCGGAATGATGAACGAGGGCATAATCAAATGTTCCGGCAAATGTACAGGGAATTAACAGGTCATGAAGTGACCGGAGTTAGCAATGAAGCCCCTGAACAAGTTACTTCGTATACTGCCGGTTTACAAAAAGCCTTCCAAGGTGAATTGTCTGCAGTTGAAAAGTATCGGAAGATATGGTTCGGCCTTCCATACGGCGTTTACAAGGATACTTTGTACGGCATTATTCTCGATGAGCAAAAGCATGCTTCGAAGTATAATAATCTACTGCTGCTGAATTTAGCTGCATATCGGTAG
- a CDS encoding cupin domain-containing protein, whose amino-acid sequence MAGSKHLLFEIRSLDPGKYSYPYHFHRSAEEIFVILSGRAMLRTPAGFQELWEGDTVFFESGPEGAHQLFNHNYFAGEDNVADKWK is encoded by the coding sequence ATGGCAGGATCGAAACACTTGCTTTTTGAGATCAGATCGCTGGATCCGGGGAAATATTCGTATCCGTATCATTTTCACAGAAGTGCTGAGGAGATCTTTGTAATCTTGTCAGGTAGGGCTATGCTTAGGACGCCTGCTGGATTCCAGGAGTTGTGGGAAGGCGACACTGTATTTTTTGAGAGCGGCCCGGAAGGAGCGCATCAATTATTTAACCATAATTATTTCGCAGGTGAGGATAATGTAGCTGATAAATGGAAGTAA
- a CDS encoding NUDIX hydrolase: MAMPTHIVAVGGIVENEQGEVLLVKTYHGGWVFPGGQVEAGENLIEALIREIKEESGIDTEVSRLIGVYSNTATYKWHDGVTDVPTKVMLDYICKPVGGQLSTSDETSDSRWVAKDTALEMITSPAIRTRFQAYLEFAGNVAYIVYETKPEFKVAMSREI; this comes from the coding sequence ATGGCGATGCCTACTCATATCGTTGCTGTCGGAGGAATTGTTGAGAATGAACAGGGAGAGGTTCTTCTGGTAAAAACCTATCATGGCGGCTGGGTGTTTCCCGGCGGTCAGGTGGAGGCGGGGGAGAATCTAATCGAAGCGCTGATTCGTGAAATCAAGGAAGAGAGCGGAATCGATACGGAAGTGTCACGCTTGATTGGTGTATATTCCAATACTGCGACCTATAAATGGCATGACGGAGTAACGGATGTCCCCACTAAAGTGATGCTGGATTATATCTGCAAGCCGGTCGGCGGGCAGTTAAGTACTTCTGATGAGACATCGGACAGCCGGTGGGTAGCCAAGGATACCGCGCTTGAGATGATCACAAGTCCTGCAATCCGTACCCGGTTCCAGGCTTATCTGGAATTTGCGGGGAATGTGGCCTACATCGTTTATGAAACCAAACCTGAATTTAAAGTAGCAATGAGCAGGGAAATATAA
- a CDS encoding site-2 protease family protein, with amino-acid sequence MPQPNESKNKTSTGLKWLGGGAAMLLLKGKAIISLLKLGKIAGPLISMMFSIWAYALIYPWQFAIGFVLLLFVHELGHVIAAKRIGLPVSAPLFIPFLGALITMKKQPLDAKMEAYVAFGGPVLGSAGAAVVFAFAYYYHSPLLYSLAYVGFLLNLINLLPIHPLDGGRIATAVTRWLWLVGLIGGLGVIIYLKSILFLIIWVLFAYDLYKKYISRKKNSQMRTLLLRFLIPVEHLREQGYLIPGPEHTRELPFTTYSDLDRQQYLGIRYESLDYYGTARLPVQSIIDKVKLTRLEHITEETGLHLNALCEVQYTVFENDKYYDVPASSRWKYGAAYAVLAGGIGYLMYLVHVVGNVNL; translated from the coding sequence TTGCCGCAACCCAATGAATCCAAGAATAAAACTTCCACCGGGCTGAAATGGCTGGGGGGAGGAGCAGCCATGCTGCTCCTGAAAGGAAAGGCGATTATATCTCTGCTGAAGCTGGGGAAAATAGCCGGTCCGCTGATATCTATGATGTTTTCGATATGGGCTTACGCACTGATCTATCCTTGGCAGTTCGCCATCGGTTTTGTACTGCTGCTGTTTGTCCATGAGCTGGGACATGTGATTGCCGCGAAGAGGATTGGTCTTCCGGTAAGCGCTCCGCTGTTTATTCCTTTTCTGGGCGCTTTGATCACTATGAAAAAACAGCCGCTGGACGCTAAAATGGAGGCTTATGTGGCCTTTGGAGGTCCTGTCCTGGGCAGCGCGGGGGCGGCGGTTGTATTTGCCTTCGCCTACTATTATCACAGTCCGCTTTTGTATTCTCTGGCCTACGTCGGATTTCTGCTCAACCTGATCAATCTGCTGCCGATTCACCCGCTGGATGGAGGGCGCATTGCGACTGCGGTCACACGCTGGCTGTGGCTGGTCGGACTGATAGGCGGACTAGGCGTAATTATCTATCTGAAATCAATCCTGTTCCTGATTATCTGGGTGCTGTTTGCCTATGACTTGTATAAGAAGTATATCAGCCGGAAGAAGAACAGCCAGATGCGGACCCTTTTACTCAGATTCCTCATCCCCGTAGAACATTTAAGGGAGCAAGGCTATCTGATCCCGGGGCCGGAGCACACCAGAGAATTGCCGTTCACTACATACAGCGATCTGGACCGGCAGCAGTATCTCGGCATCCGCTACGAGAGCCTGGACTATTACGGTACCGCCAGACTTCCTGTGCAGAGCATCATTGACAAGGTGAAGCTGACCCGGCTTGAGCATATTACGGAGGAGACAGGACTGCATTTGAACGCGCTATGTGAGGTCCAATACACCGTGTTTGAGAACGACAAATATTATGATGTGCCGGCAAGCTCCCGCTGGAAATATGGTGCAGCTTATGCTGTGCTCGCGGGGGGCATTGGGTACCTAATGTATTTAGTGCATGTGGTGGGGAATGTAAATCTCTAA
- a CDS encoding GNAT family N-acetyltransferase, whose protein sequence is MAAEIVRVTTEEQLQMGLDIRKKVFVEEQKVPMEEEVDEYDVIGDNVHHMLLLDEGIPVATGRLIYYKAGTAKMQRIAVHQAYRSKGYGRVLLLALEGLAREIGFKSSILDAQCHAEDFYIKLGYKVISLEPFYDAGILHVRMEKAL, encoded by the coding sequence ATGGCAGCAGAAATTGTACGTGTGACCACGGAGGAGCAGCTCCAAATGGGACTGGACATCCGGAAAAAGGTCTTTGTTGAAGAGCAGAAAGTACCCATGGAAGAAGAAGTGGATGAATATGATGTAATTGGCGACAACGTTCATCATATGCTGTTGCTGGATGAAGGGATTCCGGTAGCCACAGGAAGACTGATATACTACAAAGCCGGGACGGCCAAAATGCAGCGGATTGCTGTTCATCAGGCATACCGCAGCAAGGGATACGGGCGGGTGCTGCTTCTGGCACTGGAGGGACTGGCCCGGGAGATTGGTTTTAAATCCTCCATACTGGACGCGCAGTGCCATGCGGAGGATTTTTACATCAAGCTCGGCTATAAGGTGATCTCCTTAGAGCCTTTCTATGATGCGGGAATTTTGCATGTCCGGATGGAAAAGGCCCTCTAG
- a CDS encoding DUF3892 domain-containing protein yields MNSARERFIAAQRNGDGDLLSFKTSSGRVLDYQQALQEVQAGAIAGVNVFKGRDGEMYIRGDADGDPTNNLDQLPQF; encoded by the coding sequence ATGAACAGTGCACGTGAACGGTTTATAGCGGCCCAGCGTAATGGTGACGGAGACTTACTCAGCTTCAAGACCTCTTCGGGACGGGTGCTTGATTACCAGCAGGCTTTGCAGGAGGTTCAGGCAGGTGCCATTGCCGGGGTGAATGTTTTTAAAGGCAGAGACGGCGAAATGTACATCCGCGGCGATGCCGATGGTGATCCAACCAACAACCTGGACCAGCTTCCGCAGTTTTAG